GCAAGATACTCGGCCTGAGAGAGATACGGCGGGTTCGATACCACCACGTCGACCCGCCGCGAACCGATCGCCCCGACAAGGTCACCCCGCAGCAGTTGGATCCCGATTCCGGTTCGGCGACGGTTCACCGCCGCAAGCGCCAGCGCATCCGCCGACCGATCGATCCCGGCCACACGGTCGAAGCGTCCCTCGCTGGCCAGCGCCAGCGCGATGCAGCCGGTGCCGGTGCCGACGTCCACCACGGTCCCGCCGCTGCCCACGGCAAGGACCCGGTCGACCAGGCCTTCCGTCTCGGGGCGAGGAATCAGCGCCCGCCGGTCACTCCGCAGCACCAGGTTGCGAAAGCCTGCCAAACCGGTGACATATGCCAGCGGCTCGCCGGCCGCCCGCCGACGCACCAGCCGGTCGAGGCGCGCAGCCAGGTCAGGATCGAGATCACGACCGCGATCGGACAACACCCCCGCCACCGGCTGCTCGAGCACGTCACTGAACAGACGCAACGCCTCGCGACGCGGCTCGGGCATACCGACGCCCGCCAGCACCGCAGTCGCCGCTGCGAGCGCTCGCTCGACGGTTGGCGGCGCCGTCACCATGGCTCAGCCCTCATCGGCTTCCCGGCGGCCGGCCAGGCGCAGTGCCTTGACCAGATCGTCGAGGTAGCCGTCCATAACGTCGCCAAGGTTGTGCACCGACAGATTGATCCGGTGATCGGTGACCCGACTCTGCGGATAGTTGTACGTCCGGATCTTGGCCGAGCGGTCGCCGGTGCCGACCATGGCTTTGCGCTCGCGAGCGCGAGCACCCTCCTGCTCCGCAATCATCCGATCGAGCAACCGGGCTCGCAGGACCTCCATGGCTTTGATCTTGTTCTGCAACTGCGACTTCTGATCCTGTTGCGAAACCACGATGCCGGTGGGCAAGTGGGTAATCCGGACCGCGCTGTCGGTGGTATTGACGCTCTGCCCTCCCGGTCCGCTCGAACGGAAGACGTCGATGCGAAGATCCTGGGGGTCGATCCGGATATCGACTTCCTCGGCCTCGGGCAAGACCGCGACCGTTGCGGCCGAGGTATGAATCCGCCCTTGCGTCTCGGTGGCGGGCACCCGTTGAACCCGATGCACGCCGGATTCCCAGCGCAGCAAGCCGTACGCTTCGGCTCCCTTGACGGCAAGCACGGCCTCCCGGACTCCGCCCAACGCCGCCTCACTCAGCGACAGCGTCTCCACTTTGAGTCCGTGCCGCTCGGCAAAGCGGGTATACATTCGGAGCAGGTCGCCGGCAAAGAGGGCGGCTTCATCGCCGCCAGTCCCAGCCCGGATTTCGACGATGGTGTTGCGATCTTCGAGGGGGTCCCGCGGAACGAGGAGGTCGCCCAGCACGGGCTCGATCTGCCCCAGTTCGGCCTCGACCCGTTCGATGTCCAGGCGGGCCAGTTCGGCCAGCTCTGAGTCCTCAGCCTGCTCGAGTTCCCGGGCCTGACGGAGGTCTTCCCGGAGGCGCAGATACTGCTCACCCAAACGCACGATGGGCGCGAGCCGAGCGTGCTCGCGCCCAAGGGCGGAAATGCGGGTCGGATCTTTGGCGAGGTCCGGGTCGGTGAGCTCGCGAGAGACCACCTCCGCCCGCACCAGCGCCTGGCGGAGCTTGGCCTCCACGGCTTACTCCTTGGGCGCCGCTGCAGCCTCCCCACCACCGTACTTCCGGCGGAACCGATCGACCCGGCCTGCGGTATCGACCAGGCGCTGCTTGCCCGTATAGTACGGATGGCAGACCGAGCAGACCTCGACGCTGATCGCCGCCACCGTCGAACGGGTCTCGAACGCGTTCCCGCAGGCGCACTTGCCGACGAGCTTGTTGTAGAGGGGATGAAGATTCGGCTTCACAAGCAACTCCCACTGGACTAAACCGTTACCCGGTAACAACTTCTAC
This genomic stretch from Gemmatimonadales bacterium harbors:
- the prmC gene encoding peptide chain release factor N(5)-glutamine methyltransferase; its protein translation is MVTAPPTVERALAAATAVLAGVGMPEPRREALRLFSDVLEQPVAGVLSDRGRDLDPDLAARLDRLVRRRAAGEPLAYVTGLAGFRNLVLRSDRRALIPRPETEGLVDRVLAVGSGGTVVDVGTGTGCIALALASEGRFDRVAGIDRSADALALAAVNRRRTGIGIQLLRGDLVGAIGSRRVDVVVSNPPYLSQAEYLAVAGSVRDYEPVLALSSGPNGLDATRLLAQDAGRVVVPGGWLMIEIAADRPSESAAQVAEAGWSEIRIEADLFGRPRYLMARWRKS
- the prfA gene encoding peptide chain release factor 1 → MEAKLRQALVRAEVVSRELTDPDLAKDPTRISALGREHARLAPIVRLGEQYLRLREDLRQARELEQAEDSELAELARLDIERVEAELGQIEPVLGDLLVPRDPLEDRNTIVEIRAGTGGDEAALFAGDLLRMYTRFAERHGLKVETLSLSEAALGGVREAVLAVKGAEAYGLLRWESGVHRVQRVPATETQGRIHTSAATVAVLPEAEEVDIRIDPQDLRIDVFRSSGPGGQSVNTTDSAVRITHLPTGIVVSQQDQKSQLQNKIKAMEVLRARLLDRMIAEQEGARARERKAMVGTGDRSAKIRTYNYPQSRVTDHRINLSVHNLGDVMDGYLDDLVKALRLAGRREADEG
- the rpmE gene encoding 50S ribosomal protein L31, encoding MKPNLHPLYNKLVGKCACGNAFETRSTVAAISVEVCSVCHPYYTGKQRLVDTAGRVDRFRRKYGGGEAAAAPKE